Proteins encoded by one window of Candidatus Sumerlaea chitinivorans:
- a CDS encoding 6-pyruvoyl tetrahydrobiopterin synthase: MYLVKIRMQFAAAHRLCREDLSDEENFAIYGKCANPNGHGHNYDLEVAVEGELDPATGMVVNFYDLQRVVEEHIFNKVDHKNLNKDVDFLHGVIPTAENLARCFWEVLEPHVRPARLFSITVAEGEANVVTYFGPRNRTGVSNGE; this comes from the coding sequence ATGTACCTCGTAAAAATACGCATGCAGTTTGCAGCCGCCCATCGGTTGTGCCGCGAAGACCTCAGCGACGAGGAGAACTTCGCGATCTACGGGAAGTGCGCGAATCCCAACGGCCACGGGCACAACTACGACCTCGAGGTCGCTGTCGAGGGAGAGCTCGACCCCGCGACCGGTATGGTCGTCAACTTCTATGATCTGCAGCGGGTGGTGGAAGAGCACATCTTCAACAAGGTGGACCACAAAAACCTGAATAAGGATGTAGACTTCCTGCATGGGGTAATCCCAACCGCCGAGAACCTTGCCAGATGCTTCTGGGAAGTTCTGGAACCACACGTCCGACCAGCACGACTTTTCAGCATTACGGTTGCCGAGGGTGAGGCAAATGTGGTCACTTATTTTGGCCCCAGAAATCGAACCGGTGTATCGAATGGGGAGTAA
- a CDS encoding GTP cyclohydrolase I — protein MAETHAHIRDIIEQADELALAEDVQPSHNPELEALVRRLLELIGEDPQREGLQRTPLRVARAWEALTAGYTMSLDRIVNNAIFHEKYDEIVSVKNIHFFSLCEHHLLPFFGIANVGYIPNGRVIGLSKIPRIVDMFARRLQLQERLTSQIAETIQQVLRPRGVAVVVEAYHLCMMMRGVEKQDSLTVTSCMLGDFKTNPQTRNEFLELCGRHSLKGR, from the coding sequence ATGGCAGAGACCCATGCCCACATTCGCGATATCATTGAGCAGGCAGACGAGCTTGCACTTGCCGAGGACGTTCAGCCCTCGCACAATCCGGAACTTGAAGCGCTCGTTCGCCGCTTGCTTGAACTCATCGGCGAGGACCCCCAGCGGGAAGGTCTCCAACGCACGCCCTTGCGCGTGGCCCGCGCTTGGGAAGCCCTGACCGCCGGCTACACGATGTCGCTCGACAGAATCGTCAATAACGCAATTTTTCACGAAAAGTATGACGAGATTGTCTCCGTCAAAAACATCCATTTCTTTAGCCTTTGCGAACATCACCTGTTGCCCTTCTTTGGTATCGCCAACGTCGGCTACATTCCCAACGGCCGCGTGATTGGGTTGAGCAAAATCCCCCGCATCGTGGACATGTTTGCGCGGCGCCTCCAGCTTCAGGAGCGCCTCACTTCGCAAATCGCCGAAACCATCCAACAGGTGCTCCGCCCGCGCGGCGTAGCAGTCGTCGTCGAAGCCTACCATCTGTGCATGATGATGCGGGGAGTCGAAAAGCAGGATAGCCTCACCGTGACCAGCTGCATGTTGGGTGATTTCAAGACGAACCCCCAAACGCGAAATGAGTTTCTGGAGCTGTGTGGCCGGCATTCGCTCAAAGGTAGATAA
- a CDS encoding Radical SAM domain protein: MLLIVPPTGLYIREDRCQTPIEEMKTIALRPPIDLMYSAASTEKAGCECRLVDYPAERKSWRDLEADIVDFRPHVLMISVTTPSLAQDLEAARVAKRLDPGILTVAKGAHFLVYDRETLEQCPELDCVIRGEYELTAAELGVGAPLDSILGITWRRPDGIIQQNPPRPFIEDLDSIPFPARHLVRNELYFRPDTMEPQTTIVTNRGCPHSCVYCLAPVVSGKKNRYRSVGNVLAEIRECVERFGIRNFLFRSDLFTQNKKWVIELCQAIIDAKLDIEWASNSRVDTINAEMLHWMKKAGCWIIAYGVESGNQEMLDLMKKKATVEQAREAIRLTREAGIKSSVYLLMGLPWERPETIEDNIRFAQELMPDFLEIFYTYPFPGTELTRIAIEQGLMREGEIPIEAYSRPAIGSLYMTRDELAAWRRRALRRIYLQPRYIWRTLRGARSPKELANYVKYGLLTLRDLFRNGSTTDESLKAKAME; encoded by the coding sequence GTGCTATTGATTGTGCCGCCCACGGGTCTCTACATCCGTGAGGATCGGTGCCAGACGCCCATCGAGGAAATGAAGACGATCGCTTTGCGGCCGCCCATCGACCTCATGTACTCGGCAGCCTCCACGGAAAAAGCAGGGTGTGAATGCCGGCTGGTAGACTACCCGGCCGAGCGCAAATCGTGGCGCGATCTCGAAGCGGACATCGTCGACTTCCGCCCCCACGTCCTGATGATCTCGGTCACAACTCCATCCCTGGCTCAAGATTTAGAAGCAGCCCGGGTGGCTAAACGGTTGGATCCGGGCATCCTCACGGTTGCCAAGGGTGCACATTTTCTGGTTTACGACCGCGAAACGTTGGAGCAGTGCCCGGAGCTCGACTGTGTCATCCGAGGCGAATACGAGTTGACTGCCGCGGAGCTCGGCGTGGGGGCGCCGCTGGACTCCATCCTCGGCATCACGTGGCGACGGCCAGACGGCATCATTCAGCAGAATCCCCCGCGCCCCTTCATCGAAGACCTCGATTCGATCCCCTTCCCCGCCCGACACTTGGTGCGCAATGAACTCTACTTTCGGCCGGACACCATGGAGCCGCAAACAACCATCGTCACGAACCGCGGCTGCCCCCACTCGTGCGTCTATTGCCTTGCGCCCGTCGTGTCCGGCAAAAAGAACCGCTATCGCTCGGTTGGGAACGTTCTTGCCGAGATTCGCGAATGCGTCGAGCGCTTCGGGATTCGCAACTTCCTCTTCCGCAGCGATCTTTTCACCCAGAACAAGAAGTGGGTCATTGAGCTCTGCCAAGCGATCATTGACGCGAAGCTCGACATCGAGTGGGCGAGTAACTCGCGCGTGGATACCATCAACGCCGAAATGCTCCATTGGATGAAAAAGGCAGGCTGCTGGATCATCGCCTACGGCGTCGAGAGTGGGAATCAGGAGATGCTCGACCTAATGAAAAAGAAGGCAACGGTCGAGCAAGCGCGCGAGGCCATCCGCCTGACGCGCGAAGCCGGTATCAAGAGTAGCGTCTATCTGCTGATGGGCCTGCCGTGGGAACGGCCAGAAACGATTGAGGACAATATCCGCTTTGCCCAAGAGCTCATGCCCGATTTCCTCGAGATCTTCTACACCTACCCATTCCCCGGCACCGAGCTCACACGCATTGCAATTGAGCAAGGGCTCATGCGCGAGGGAGAGATCCCCATTGAGGCCTACTCGCGTCCCGCCATTGGAAGTCTCTATATGACCCGCGACGAACTGGCGGCGTGGCGGCGGCGTGCCCTCCGACGCATTTATCTCCAACCCCGGTACATTTGGCGTACCCTGCGTGGGGCCCGCTCACCTAAAGAACTTGCAAACTACGTCAAGTATGGGTTGCTCACCCTCCGCGACCTCTTTCGGAACGGTTCCACGACGGATGAGTCGCTGAAAGCCAAGGCCATGGAATGA
- a CDS encoding S-adenosylmethionine synthetase, producing the protein MTRRFLFTSESVSEGHPDKVCDQISDAVLDACLAQDPQSRVACECLATTGMVVVAGEITTKAIVNYADIARETLRGIGYVDDEFGINADTCAVLVALDRQSPDIAMGVDEGENKEQGAGDQGMMFGYACKETPELMPLPIMLAHQLLLKLSEIRKAKKLPYLRPDSKSQVTVEYNDKGQPQGVETVVISTQHSPDVTPEDIKKDLMEVLFPEVLGNWWDPKKIKVWVNPTGRFVIGGPHGDTGLTGRKIIVDTYGGMGRHGGGAFSGKDPSKVDRSAAYAARWVAKNLVAAGLAERCEVQVAYAIGVAKPVSILVDTKGTGKYDDEKLTKLVEATFDLRPRAIIEQLQLRRPIYLPTAAYGHFGRTGDGFTWEKTNMVEELEKNLAKL; encoded by the coding sequence ATGACCCGACGCTTCCTATTCACGTCTGAGAGCGTCTCAGAAGGGCACCCAGACAAGGTTTGCGACCAGATCTCCGATGCCGTGCTCGATGCCTGCCTTGCGCAGGACCCACAGAGTCGCGTGGCGTGCGAGTGCTTGGCGACAACCGGCATGGTTGTGGTCGCTGGCGAGATTACCACAAAAGCCATCGTGAACTACGCCGACATCGCCCGCGAAACGCTCCGCGGCATCGGCTACGTGGATGATGAATTCGGAATCAACGCTGACACCTGCGCCGTTCTGGTGGCTCTCGATCGCCAATCGCCGGACATCGCGATGGGCGTGGATGAGGGCGAAAACAAAGAGCAAGGCGCCGGCGACCAAGGCATGATGTTTGGCTACGCCTGTAAGGAAACCCCCGAGCTCATGCCATTGCCCATCATGCTGGCGCATCAGCTTCTGCTGAAACTCTCCGAAATCCGAAAGGCCAAGAAACTGCCCTACCTCCGCCCAGATTCAAAATCCCAGGTCACCGTCGAATACAACGACAAAGGGCAACCGCAGGGTGTGGAGACGGTCGTCATCTCGACGCAGCACTCCCCCGACGTGACCCCTGAGGACATCAAAAAGGACCTGATGGAGGTCTTGTTCCCCGAAGTGCTGGGCAATTGGTGGGACCCCAAGAAGATCAAGGTCTGGGTCAATCCCACCGGTCGCTTTGTGATCGGCGGACCGCACGGCGACACGGGGCTCACCGGTCGCAAAATCATTGTGGACACCTACGGCGGCATGGGGCGCCACGGCGGCGGGGCCTTCAGCGGCAAAGACCCCAGCAAGGTGGATCGCTCGGCCGCATACGCCGCGCGCTGGGTTGCAAAGAACCTTGTCGCGGCCGGCTTAGCGGAACGCTGCGAGGTCCAAGTCGCCTACGCGATCGGTGTCGCAAAACCCGTTTCGATCCTTGTGGATACGAAGGGAACTGGTAAGTACGACGATGAAAAGCTGACGAAGCTTGTGGAAGCGACCTTTGATCTTCGGCCGCGCGCAATCATTGAGCAACTGCAACTGCGTCGGCCGATCTATTTGCCCACGGCCGCTTACGGGCACTTCGGCCGCACCGGCGACGGCTTCACGTGGGAAAAGACCAATATGGTGGAAGAACTCGAGAAAAATCTCGCAAAACTGTGA
- a CDS encoding ATP phosphoribosyltransferase, whose translation MKLGLPKGSLQEATLALFRKAGFNFTVGSRSYHATCDDPEISAILIRAQEMSRYVEEGVFDVGLTGLDWILENRSKVVEVADLIYAKQSMKPVRWVLAVPEASPFRSVKDLRGKRIATEVVNITREYLARHKVKAEVEFSWGATEAKAPELVDAIVEVTETGSSLRANKYRILDTVLESWTKLIANPKAMRDPWKRKKIENIAMLLRAAIDAEGKVGLKMNVPRKKLEQVLKVLPAITSPTISSLTDDQYVALETIIDEALVKQLIPDLKRAGAVGIIEYPLNKIIY comes from the coding sequence TTGAAGCTTGGGTTGCCCAAAGGCAGCCTGCAAGAAGCCACGCTTGCACTTTTCCGCAAGGCCGGGTTCAACTTTACGGTGGGTAGCCGCTCGTATCATGCGACGTGCGACGACCCCGAGATTAGCGCGATTCTCATTCGCGCGCAGGAGATGTCGCGTTACGTCGAGGAAGGCGTCTTTGACGTCGGCCTGACAGGGCTTGACTGGATCCTTGAGAATCGCTCGAAGGTTGTCGAGGTCGCCGACCTCATTTACGCGAAGCAGAGCATGAAACCCGTCCGTTGGGTGCTGGCTGTCCCGGAGGCGAGTCCATTTCGCTCCGTTAAGGATTTGCGTGGCAAGCGCATCGCCACCGAGGTCGTGAACATCACCCGCGAGTACCTTGCGCGCCACAAGGTCAAAGCCGAAGTCGAATTTTCGTGGGGTGCCACCGAGGCCAAGGCGCCCGAGCTCGTGGATGCGATCGTCGAGGTCACGGAGACGGGGAGTTCGCTGCGCGCGAACAAGTACCGGATCCTCGACACGGTGCTCGAGTCGTGGACGAAGCTCATCGCGAATCCAAAAGCGATGCGGGATCCGTGGAAGCGCAAGAAGATCGAGAACATTGCGATGTTACTGCGCGCGGCAATCGATGCCGAGGGCAAAGTTGGGCTGAAGATGAACGTACCGCGCAAGAAGCTCGAGCAGGTGCTCAAAGTGCTGCCGGCGATCACCTCGCCCACCATTTCCAGCCTGACGGACGATCAGTACGTTGCGCTCGAAACCATCATTGATGAAGCGCTCGTCAAGCAGCTCATCCCGGATCTGAAACGGGCTGGTGCCGTCGGCATCATCGAATACCCATTGAACAAAATTATCTACTGA
- a CDS encoding Protein erfK/srfK precursor, with the protein MKKIFVTVIMVCVVALVLAGATAYMMQQKKVAEQLRLTTQAEEKIAAGDIDGGLQLLKRVDSQGATAPPRTVYLLGKTLYERGRHSEAMAYFKRLDQQYPKSPYAPDVLLYQARYVLEVEGKASAAKEQFLKLIERYPDSNAADFALYYLARISRDEGDDKLARQNLEIILKRPDSPARNEAEFLLGELNMKQLRSPEPGPDDILYTIKRGDSIWKLERQLKVPGDLIVGINNLNPKALPVGVQIKVPKINPSIVIDKGQRTLTLKNNGVFLKKYRVGIHRVETRVPAGEYTIQEKYEKGTDYTDPASGAVIKAGDPANPLGSRFLQLRRDMGIHGTNVPERVGTYTDVGWITMSNADIEEIYSLVRKGTPVSIKGKNILEGSSGSK; encoded by the coding sequence ATGAAGAAGATCTTCGTGACCGTGATCATGGTGTGCGTGGTGGCCTTGGTACTGGCGGGAGCCACCGCTTACATGATGCAGCAAAAGAAGGTAGCAGAACAGCTTCGGCTAACCACCCAAGCTGAGGAGAAGATCGCCGCCGGCGATATTGACGGTGGATTGCAACTTCTGAAGCGAGTGGACAGTCAAGGTGCAACGGCGCCACCCCGGACAGTGTACTTGCTGGGAAAGACCCTCTACGAGCGGGGCCGCCACAGTGAGGCGATGGCCTACTTTAAGCGACTGGATCAGCAGTATCCCAAATCTCCGTATGCCCCGGATGTTTTGCTTTATCAGGCGCGTTATGTGCTGGAAGTCGAAGGGAAAGCTTCGGCTGCCAAAGAGCAGTTTCTGAAACTTATCGAGCGCTACCCGGACTCAAACGCTGCGGATTTTGCTCTTTATTACCTCGCGAGAATTAGCCGCGACGAAGGGGACGACAAGCTTGCACGCCAGAATTTGGAAATCATTCTCAAGCGCCCGGACTCGCCTGCTCGCAATGAGGCAGAGTTTTTGCTGGGCGAGCTCAACATGAAGCAGCTGCGCTCGCCGGAGCCCGGCCCGGACGATATTCTGTACACCATAAAGCGCGGAGATTCGATTTGGAAGCTCGAACGGCAACTCAAGGTGCCGGGGGATCTCATCGTCGGGATCAACAACTTAAATCCCAAAGCATTGCCGGTAGGTGTGCAAATCAAAGTCCCGAAGATCAATCCAAGTATCGTCATTGATAAGGGGCAGCGGACGCTGACCCTCAAGAATAACGGAGTTTTCTTGAAGAAGTATCGGGTGGGGATCCACCGCGTGGAGACACGCGTTCCTGCGGGTGAATACACGATTCAAGAGAAGTACGAGAAAGGCACAGATTACACCGATCCAGCAAGCGGGGCGGTTATCAAGGCGGGCGATCCCGCCAATCCGTTGGGTTCCCGCTTTTTGCAGTTGCGGCGCGATATGGGCATCCACGGAACCAACGTGCCGGAGCGGGTGGGGACGTACACAGACGTGGGGTGGATCACGATGAGCAATGCCGACATAGAAGAAATTTACTCGCTCGTGCGTAAAGGGACACCAGTAAGTATCAAAGGGAAAAACATTTTGGAGGGCTCCTCTGGTAGCAAATAA
- a CDS encoding Menaquinone via futalosine step 4: MTTQRTLTLAHSPDPDDAFMFYALAHEKIDTRGYRFEHILQDIQTLNERATRAELDISAISIHAFAYVADHYALLASGASMGVNYGPMVVARDTISLEELRRTEIAVPGTMTSAFLELRLALGDFPYRVMPFDEILPAVRDGKVAAGLLIHEGQLTYAQAGLTKVFDVGEWWWETYHLPLPLGGNVVKRALGDKVIKDVAAILRDSIAYGLAHRDEAVRYSLQWARDMGYELADRFVGMYVNDLTLDYGPDGRRAVELLLDLAAERRLIPRRPQVVFVE, from the coding sequence ATGACGACACAACGCACTCTGACGCTGGCACACAGTCCGGATCCCGACGACGCTTTCATGTTCTACGCGTTGGCGCACGAGAAAATTGACACACGTGGCTACCGCTTCGAGCACATTCTTCAGGATATCCAGACGCTGAACGAGCGGGCGACGCGAGCGGAACTCGACATCAGTGCGATCTCCATTCATGCGTTTGCCTACGTGGCCGACCACTATGCGCTGCTTGCGAGCGGCGCGAGCATGGGGGTGAATTACGGTCCCATGGTGGTGGCGCGCGACACGATCAGCCTCGAGGAGCTCCGGCGAACGGAGATTGCCGTGCCGGGCACGATGACCAGCGCATTTCTCGAATTGCGCCTTGCCCTCGGCGATTTTCCGTATCGCGTGATGCCCTTCGATGAGATTCTGCCGGCGGTGCGCGACGGGAAGGTCGCCGCGGGACTACTGATCCACGAGGGGCAGCTAACCTATGCACAGGCGGGGCTCACAAAGGTCTTCGACGTGGGCGAATGGTGGTGGGAGACGTATCACCTGCCGCTCCCCCTTGGCGGAAACGTGGTGAAACGCGCACTGGGTGACAAAGTGATTAAGGACGTGGCCGCAATCCTGCGCGATAGCATCGCCTATGGCCTTGCCCACCGTGACGAAGCGGTGCGCTACAGCCTGCAGTGGGCACGCGATATGGGCTACGAGTTGGCGGATCGCTTCGTCGGAATGTACGTGAACGACTTGACGCTCGATTACGGCCCCGATGGGCGGCGCGCTGTGGAACTGCTTTTGGATCTTGCCGCGGAGCGGAGACTGATTCCGCGGCGTCCGCAGGTCGTGTTTGTCGAGTAA
- a CDS encoding AmpG permease, whose amino-acid sequence MYPKRSGWWWVPSLYFAQGIPYVVVTMVTVTLYKRFGVSNSQIGWYTSLLGLPWVIKPLWGPLVDLYWTKRNWVLSTQFLMAVGLLLVSLVLPTPLWWKASLTVFALMAFASATHDIAADGFYMLGLDPHRQALFNGLRSTFWRLSMIIGTGVLVIIAGVLESHSGPKPVVFSVAAVPKDWKGEVPQVPAPRGGDFAVLKLPSEPVVAGTTSAVTLRLARPAESNTTVAANVSWEYTKWYSFFFPVGPEFSVRAEEADRIEFGPDSWDKEKSFVLKVDKNLKQPVVAHFRVSAGNIPWAWAICLGVVGGVYLLLALYHSLALPKSALDVRKTAERPFYRAAFWLFLAVGIPALLLVAPLLVKQMLGSQLPEWVPAAIRDLFPKKLGDAHKDLIAFLCLVGLALVVGIGFGLIAPLRRVFGAFFSACARNSGMPFDQVFVSFFQKKGILRMLAFLLFYRFADAMLVKMITPFMLDPAEKGGLGLSTTQIGFAYGTIGVFGLLLGGIVGSVYAATYGLQKVRLVMCLFMNVPIALFVLLSYYQPAFHIVLGSVFIEQFGYGFGFSFYMLYMLYMAGQGEHKTSHYALCTGFMALSYMIPGMISGIIQELLGHYFEFFLVVLVLSISSFVVAYIIPVDPEFGRKKKTA is encoded by the coding sequence ATGTACCCGAAGCGTTCGGGTTGGTGGTGGGTCCCCTCGCTCTACTTTGCGCAGGGCATCCCCTACGTTGTCGTCACGATGGTGACGGTGACTCTCTACAAGCGCTTCGGCGTGAGCAATTCGCAAATCGGCTGGTACACAAGTCTGCTTGGCTTGCCGTGGGTGATCAAGCCGCTGTGGGGCCCGCTGGTGGATCTCTACTGGACGAAACGCAACTGGGTGCTCTCCACGCAATTTCTCATGGCGGTGGGCCTCTTACTAGTTTCCTTGGTTCTTCCCACGCCCTTATGGTGGAAGGCTTCGTTGACCGTCTTTGCGCTCATGGCTTTTGCGTCGGCGACGCATGATATTGCAGCCGACGGCTTCTACATGTTGGGCTTGGATCCGCACCGGCAGGCGCTCTTCAACGGCTTACGCTCGACGTTCTGGCGGCTTTCCATGATCATTGGCACGGGCGTGCTTGTGATCATCGCGGGGGTGCTGGAATCGCACAGCGGCCCGAAGCCAGTGGTGTTCAGCGTCGCTGCGGTCCCGAAAGACTGGAAGGGTGAGGTGCCGCAGGTGCCGGCCCCGCGAGGCGGGGATTTCGCAGTGTTGAAGCTGCCGAGTGAACCCGTTGTCGCGGGCACGACTTCTGCAGTGACTTTACGACTTGCCCGGCCGGCAGAGAGCAACACCACGGTGGCGGCCAATGTCTCGTGGGAATACACGAAGTGGTATTCGTTCTTCTTCCCTGTCGGTCCCGAGTTCTCGGTGCGAGCCGAGGAGGCGGACCGAATTGAGTTTGGGCCGGATTCGTGGGACAAGGAAAAAAGCTTTGTTCTCAAGGTGGATAAGAATCTCAAGCAACCCGTCGTTGCGCATTTCCGGGTGAGCGCTGGCAACATTCCGTGGGCTTGGGCAATTTGCCTCGGGGTGGTTGGCGGGGTATATCTGCTACTTGCACTTTACCACTCGCTGGCCCTACCAAAGAGTGCGCTCGACGTTCGCAAGACCGCGGAGCGACCGTTCTATCGCGCAGCCTTCTGGTTGTTCCTTGCGGTCGGTATCCCCGCCCTTCTGCTGGTGGCGCCTTTGCTGGTGAAACAGATGCTGGGTTCGCAGCTACCGGAGTGGGTGCCGGCGGCCATTCGCGATCTGTTCCCCAAGAAACTCGGCGATGCCCATAAGGATCTGATTGCGTTCTTGTGCCTTGTGGGGCTGGCACTCGTGGTGGGGATTGGTTTTGGACTGATTGCCCCCCTGCGCAGGGTGTTTGGCGCATTCTTCTCGGCGTGTGCCCGCAACAGTGGCATGCCTTTCGATCAGGTGTTTGTGTCGTTTTTCCAAAAGAAGGGCATTTTGCGGATGCTTGCGTTCCTGCTCTTCTACCGCTTCGCGGATGCGATGCTGGTGAAGATGATTACCCCCTTCATGCTTGATCCGGCGGAGAAGGGCGGGCTTGGGCTTTCGACGACGCAAATCGGGTTTGCCTACGGCACCATCGGCGTGTTTGGGCTGCTGTTAGGCGGAATCGTGGGGAGCGTATATGCAGCGACGTATGGACTGCAGAAGGTCCGCCTTGTCATGTGCCTCTTCATGAACGTGCCGATCGCGCTGTTTGTGCTCTTGTCCTACTATCAGCCGGCCTTCCATATCGTGTTGGGGTCGGTGTTCATCGAGCAGTTTGGCTACGGCTTTGGGTTCTCCTTCTACATGCTCTACATGCTCTACATGGCCGGACAGGGCGAGCATAAGACCAGTCACTACGCTCTGTGCACAGGTTTCATGGCTTTGAGCTACATGATTCCGGGGATGATCAGCGGCATTATTCAGGAGCTCTTGGGGCACTACTTTGAGTTCTTCCTCGTGGTGCTTGTGCTGTCGATTTCGAGCTTTGTCGTGGCCTACATCATCCCGGTGGATCCCGAATTCGGCCGAAAGAAGAAAACGGCATAA